Genomic DNA from Sardina pilchardus chromosome 4, fSarPil1.1, whole genome shotgun sequence:
aCACTGAACCACTtactgagttaacttacccactTGATCACCCCATACACGTCTTTTACATCCTCACTAGTAATCACATCAGCTGAATCTAATCCTATCATTTTAATGTCTTTTTCACACATGTATTAAACCCCAGCTTAATGAATTATGTAGGCTTTGTGAAATACCCATTTGATCACCCCATACACTTCTGTTGCATCCTCACTATTAATCACATCAGCTGAATCTAATCCTATCATTTTTTATGTACACTCCAAGtgtgaggtctgtgtgtctttttctcttcatcttaaagtgtttgtgtttatcttcACAGACTCCCCTCTCTGCTGTCCCACCTACCAGCCAGTTTCCAACTACACCCAGAGTGAGTTCACCTCATCACTAAGAATTAACTTCACATAGCTAATCatcctagtctggctatcaccactaagctcaatctcttaagattgaacattagtatgagGCTTGAATTAAACTGCTCAAGAGGCGttatcaatgggcatcgttcaaatgactgtacgcttggatagtccttccaccaatcagaccaatgatctggTACGTCTTTTGGATGCGCTAGTTTGTGATGGAgtgtacctactgtatgttccccgggtcctactgtatgttccctgggtcctatgttccctgggtcctactgtatgttccccgggtcctatgttcccctctttgTATGGggccggggaacatagggatgaccccgttTGGggttggacccaaaggttgtggacaggaagcagggaagatatatgtgcaggtttccagcctgagctgcagggcagaATCCAAATTCGCAGggaggtcaggcagggttcacccagctagggctgggcgatatatcGATATTTAAGATGTAtcgatattttttaaaatgagtTATGGAATTAGACCATATCGTATATACCGATATAGTTCAAATTTACACTTTGATTGCTCCAGGCAAGCTGCTgagtagtgtctgtgtgtgtgtgtgtgtgtgtgtgtgtgtgtattgtgtgtgtgtgtgtgtgtgtgtgtgtgtgtgtgtgtgtgtgtgtgtgtgtgtgtgtgtgtgtgtgtgtgtgtgtgtgtgtgtgtgtgtgtgtgtgtgttgtgtgtccctGCAGATGGCCTGGTGTTTGTCCCAGAGCGGATGTCCTGGGTTGAGGCCCTGCACCACTGTGCTGAGAGGGGCTCCAGGCTGGTGCACATCCTGGACAGCTGCACCCAGGTCCGTGTGGAGGAGCTGCTGGCGATGGTGGCTCCTTGCTGGGGCTGCGTGGAGAAGGCCTGGGTGGGCCTGGAGCGCTGCATGATCAACCCCCACGCCCCCTGGGAGTGGAGCGGAGGAGCCGTGGTGGGGCACTACCAGCGCTGGAGCCCCAGCTTCCCCCACAAGCCCTGCTGCTTCCACTGTGGCCAGCTGCTGCAGGAGGGGGCAGCCCCGGGCCAGGAGCACCGGACCTACCGCTGGCAGGACGCCTGCTGCCGGGAGAAACTGCCCTTCATCTGCGCACCTGCTAATGGCACTCAACCATGCCAGGTGAACTCACCTGTTACCAGCACTGATGATACTGCCAGCTGAACTCACCTGTTAATGGCACTCAACCATGCCAGCTGAACTCACCTGTTAATGGCACTCAACCATGCCAGCTGAACTCACCTGTTACCAACACTGATAATACTGCCAGGTGAACTCACCTGTTAATGGCACTCAACCATGCCAGCTGAACTCACctgttataaacacacacatctcatctgTTCACCCGTTTATGGTACACATAGTCAAACGTGTAACATTTATATgttgaaatacagatgaatataATCATCTTGGTGTATGGTTAAGATTGTTTGATGTGAGGTAAAGTGGGGTTAATAATATACTCATCTTGGTGTATGGTTTAGATTGTTTGATGTGAGGTAAAGTGGGGTTAATAATATACTCATCTTGGTGTATGGTTTAGATTGTTTGATGTGAGGTAAAGTGGAGTTAATAATATAATCATCTTGGTTAGATTGTGTGATGTGAGGTAAAGTGGAGTTAATATTGTAAATAGCTCCATTAGTGcaagaacacatttcttccttCTTAATATTACATTTCTTCCTTCTTGAATGCATAATTGTGTGATATGACATTGGCTTCTGTTTCTCAAATCTAAATAAACAATCTCCTTttcaataattaaaaaaaatctcagtGTCTCTTTGTTTATGGTATAAATAGTCAAAtgtgtcattttcaacattaacaTTGTTTACCGGTATCCTTTTAGCAGCATAATATGAGGAGTTCATGTGATTTTCAGATTATCACATTCtgttatttttttgcattttctaaCATCCAAACTGATTTGGAATagtttccccctccctcccttccctcacTCCACACGTGCTCATCTCCTCTGTTATATGCAGTACAGTACGCCAGTGCAGTGGCCACTCAAACATGCCAGTCCTGTAGTAGTATGCAGTACAAGTGGCCACTCAAACATGCCAGTCCTGTAGTAGTATGCAGTACAAGTGGCCACTCACACATGCCAGTCCTGTagtagtatacagtacagtacgccaGTGCAGTGGCCACTCACACATGCCAGTCCTGTagtagtatacagtacagtacgccaGTGCAGTGGCCACTCACACATGCTAGTCCTGTAGTAGTACGCCAGTGCAGTGGCCACTCACACATGCCAGTCCTGTAGTAGTAGGCTAAGCCTGTGGCATTGGCCCAGTTACTGTACATGCCAGCAGCTATGCCTGCAGTAAAAATAGGGTGATGGGGGAAAAACATCATTCCAGCTAAGCATTGAATAATGAATACtaaatattacattatattaatagcctatatttaaTGTGCGATATGTAGAATTTAGGCATGGCTGCATGTCACCGATCAAAATGACATAGCCTTAACTAAAAACAGTTGTTAGActtatgtttattgttaagCTTATCACACCATCTTGTGGAAAGAAGCATCATCACATGAAATTCATAACGATGTGACAACGATCTCTGGTAGCCTGAAGGCGAAGTATGATACACTGTAAGTGACATCACGCTCAGGATCTGCCACTCCTTGTCTGTAGCTGATCGAAATGACATAGGCTACCGTAAGCCAACAGCACAAGCAATTTAGCGTCTTTTCCTGTGTGGCATAACTACAGCCAACAGCGCAAGCAATTTAGCGTCTTTTCCTGTGTGGCATAACTACAGCCAACAGCACAAGTAATTTAGCATCTTTTCCTGTGTGGCATAACTACAGCCAACAGCGCAAGCATTTTAGCGTCTTTTCCTGTGTAGCATAACCACAAACACTTTGTCACCGCAGAAAATAATATGGGAAGAGACCACAGGCttgtacaaaaacacaaaatttATTTACAATTTACAATGTTTCATTTACCACAAAATGTGATGTAGATTAAATGTCACAATGTTTCTGAGAGGGTTCTTTAGGCAGCGAGAGCCATAAGAGCAGAGTTCTTCACCCAGAACCGCACATTTGGAGGAGTTCTCAAATAGTCCTGAGCTCAGGAGTCCCCTGTGGGCTTTACGGCGTCAGTGGTGCCAGTTCTGTCAGCAGAACACTAGAACCGTGAGTGTTCCGTATGGAGGGCAGTAGAGTTCTGAGGGGGCAGGAGAACACTAGAACTGTGAATGTTCCGTATGGAGGGCAGTAGAGTTCTGAGGGGGCAGGAGAACACTAGAACCGTGTGTGTTCCGTATATGGAGGGCAGTAGAGTTCTGTGGGGGCAGGGGAACAGTGTCCAGATGAGCTGGAGGGTCAGCTGTCCTTCTTGCTGGACTTGAGGAAAGGCTGATGGAGCACATCATAGAGCCGTCTCgcctgaggagcacacacacacacacacacacacacacacgcacacgcacacacgcgcgcgcacatacacacacacacacacgcacacgcacacgcacacagaaaaggCAAAGTGTCAATTCCAAATACAAATATGAACATCAATTGCGATATGTGATATTTCACCCGTTTCTGTGCAACAGGTCAACAGGTCCAATCCCTCCATCACTCACCTTCTGGGGGCCCAGACCAGGACACAGGACCAGCTCTTCTTTAGACGCCTGGATGATGCCCTCCAcagactacaacacacacacacacacacacacacacacactgatggttaTAACTAATGTCAGCCTCATCCACAGGTCACCTGATGCCCTCACGCTCAGAAACCCACCAGTGTGTCCCAGTCGTTAGTGTAGCATTACAGAACCAGTGCTGTTCACAGTGTAGCATTACAGAACCAGTGCTGTTCACAGTGTAGCTTTACAGAACCAGTGCTGTTCACAGTGTAGCATTACAGAACCAGTGCTGTTCACAGTGTAGCATTACAGAACCAGTGCTGTTCACAGTGTAGCATTACAGAACCAGTGCTGTTCACAGTGTAGCATTACAGAACCAGTGCTGTTCACATTACAGAACCAGTGCTGTTCACAGTGTAGCATTACAGAACCAGTGCTGTTCACATTACAGAACCAGTGCTGTTCACAGTGTAGCGTTACAGAACCAGTGCTGTTCACAGTGTAGCATTACAGAACCGCATTACAGAACCAGTGCTGTTCACAGTGTAGCGTTACAGAACCAGTGCTGTTCACAGTGTAGCATTACAGAACCAGTGCTGTTCACAGTGTAGCTTTACAGAACCAGTGCTGTTCAGTGTAGCATTACAGAACCAGTGCTGTTCACAGTGTAGCATTACAGAACCAGTGCTGTCCACAGTGTAGCTTTACAGAACCAGTGCTGTTCACAGTGTAGCTTTACAGAACCAGTGCTGTTCACAGTGTAGCATTACAGAACCGCGTTACAGAACCAGTGCTGTTCACAGTGTAGCGTTACAGAACCATTACAGAACCAGTGCTGTTCACAGTGTAGCATTACAGAACCAGTGCTGTTCACAGTGTAGCGTTACAGAACCAGTGCTGTTCACAGTGTAGCATTACAGAACCATTACAGAACCAGTGCTGTTCACAGTGTAGCGTTACAGAACCAGTGCTGTTCAGTGTAGCATTACAGAACCAGTGCTGTTCACATTACAGAACCAGTGCTGTTCACAGTGTAGCGTTACAGAACCAGCGCTGTTCACAGTGTAGCATTACAGAACCAGTGCTGTTCACATTACAGAACCAGTGCTGTTCACAGTGTAGCGTTACAGAACCAGTGCTGTTCACAGTGTAGCATTACAGAACCAGTGCTGTTCACAGTGTAGCTTTACAGAACCAGTGCTGTTCACATTACAGAACCAGTGCTGTTCACAGTGTAGCATTACAGAACCAGTGCTGTTCACATTACAGAACCAGTGCTGTTCACAGTGTAGCATTACAGAACCAGTGCTGTTCACAGTGTAGCGTTACAGAACCAGCGCTGTTCACATTACAGAACCAGTGCTGTTCACAGTGTAGCATTACAGAACCAGTGCTGTTCACAGTGTAGCTTTACAGAACCAGTGCTGTTCACAGTGTAGCATTACAGAACAGAACCAGTGCTGTTCACAGTGTAGCATTACAGAACCAGTGCTGTTCACAGTGTAGCTTTACAGAACCAGTGCTGTTCACAGTGTAGCATTACAGAACCAGTGCTGTTCACAGTGTAGCATTACAGAACCAGTGCTGTTCACAGTGTAGCATTACAGAACCAGTGCTGTTCACAGTGTAGCATTACAGAACCAGTGCTGTTCTCAGTGTAGCATTACAGAACCAGTGCTGTTCACATTACAGAACCAGTGCTGTTCTCAGTGTAGCATTACAGAACCAGCGCTGTTCACAGTGTAGCATTACAGAACCAGTGCTGTTCACAGTGTAGCTTTATAAAGCAGGAATGAGTTGAGCTGATTGTGCAGGCCAGTGTAACTTGGGATCTGCTGTGGATCTGAAGCACGTTGATCTGCTGAACTTACTGAGAAGGTGGAGAGCAGAGTGACCGCATCCGTCTTGTTCACAGACTTCACTGTGGTCAGGCAGTCCGTCacctgaacaacacacacacacacacacacacacacacacacacacacacacacacacacaactcagtaAGTCTCCTCCTGCATCACTaacagatcagtgtgtgtgtttgagaatgtgtgatgtatgtgtgtgtgtgtgtgtgtgtgtgtgtgtgtgtgcgtcacctTGGACAGGTAGTCCTTCTCCACCTGCTCCTTCAACACATCTGCAGGCTTCTTCTCATAGGACTTATACGTCTCCAGATAACGCCCCGCCTCTTCTGGGCTgatcacgcacgcacgcacgcacgcacgcacgcagacacacagacacacagacacacacacacaaatctataaTCCTGACAAACCTGGAGCAGTCGACAGTACAATCTTCACCATCATGACATCACCATGTATATTATTGACAGTTGTCATAGTAGTGTTGTGTTTAGTAGTAGTAGCGgtagtgttgttgtgttattagtgttgttgttgttgttgttgttgttgttgtgttattagtgttgttgttgttgttgtgttattagtgttgctgttgttgttgttgttgttgtgtttaggGTAAGACTCTTACCTCCAGGCCAGGATGAGTGTGCAGTCGGCCATGATGCAGATCCGAGCCAGTTCCCTCAGAGCATGATGCGGGTCTTTCtgttggagaggagggggcagatATATGATGGGGGCATTTCtgttggagaggagggggcagatACATGATAGTGGGTGTGATGGGGGCATTTCtgttggagaggagggggcagatACATGATAGTGGGTGTGATGGGGGCATTTCttttggagaggagggggtagaTATATGATAGTGAGTGTGATGGGGGCATTTCtgttggagaggagggggcagatACATGATGGGGGCATTTCtgttggagaggagggggcagatACATGATAGTGAGTGTGATGGAGAGGATGGGGCAGATACATGATAGTGGGTGTGATGGGGGCATTTCtgttggagaggagggggcagatACATGATAGTGAGTGTGATGGGGGCATTTCtgttggagaggagggggcagatACATGATAGTGGGTGTGATGGGGGCATTTCtgttggagaggagggggcagatACATGATAGTGGGTGTGATGGGGGCATTTCtgttggagaggagggggcaggtacaTGATAGTGAGTGTGATGGGGGCATTTCtgttggagaggagggggcagatACATGATAGTGGGTGTGATGGGGGCATTTCtgttggagaggagggggtagaTACATGATAGTGGGTGTGATGTGGGTCTTTCtgttggagaggagggggtagaTACATGATGGGGGCATTTCTtttggagaggagggggcagatACATGATGGGGGCATTTCTtttggagaggagggggcagatATATGATAGTGGGTGTGATGGGGGCATTTCTTTTGGAGAGGAAGGGGTAGATATATGATGGGGGCATTTCCgttggagaggagggggcagatACATGATAGTGGGTGTGATAGGGGCATTTCttttggagaggagggggtagaTATATGATGGGGGCATATCtgttggagaggagggggcagatACATGATGGGGGGCATTTCTGTTTGAGAGGAGGGGGCAGATACATGATGGGGGCATTTCTGTTGAAGAGCAtcaggtatacagtatgtctacacatgtatactgtacagtccACTCTCTACTGATATTCTGGCCCTTACAACAGGACACATCAAGGCAGATAGTCCACTCTACTGATATTCTGGCCCTTACAACAGGACTCATGAAGGCAGATAGTCCACTCTACTGATATTCTGGCCCTTAAAGGCGTCcttaacagttttttttactttaacaTAGCATTTCCAACAGCATTGTGACATGACCTCGTAGGCACTTCTGCCATTGTCTGAACAGCCCTCTGTAGGTGATTACCGACTTGGCAAGAGGAGGTGTTgaaggagagaacagaggaggtgttgaaggaggagagaacagaggaggtgttggaggaggagagaacagaggaggtgttgaaggaggagagaacagaggaggtgttgaaggaggagagaacagaggaggtgttgaaggaggagaggacagaggaggtgttgaaggaggagagaacagaggaggtgttgaagggggagagaacagaggaggtgttgaaggaggagaggacagaggaggtgttgaaggaggagagaacagaggaggtgttgaagggggagagaacagaggaggtgttgaaggaggagaggacagaggaggtgttgaaggaggagagaacagaggaggtgttgaagggggagagaacagaggaggtgttgaaggaggagaggacagaggtgttgaaggaggagagaacagaggaggtgttgaaggaggagaggacagaggaggtgttggttggttgattgattggttggttgattgattgattgattgattgactcaCCACGTCCACCTGCACCAGTAGcactctgagagagaaagagtttccCAGCAGCTTCAAGCGCTCATGGACGTAGTTGGGGTTCAGGTTATGATAAcgcacactgagagagagagagagagagagagagagagagagagagagagggagagagagacagacagacagacagacagagagatgattaatCTCCATCTCCTCATAGAGTGATAACTATTATGTTTAAGTAAGGTGATAACTATATGACTGTGGTTTGAACAATGACACACATCCTTTgcaatgttacacacacacacacacacacacacacacacctgagaaacAGCGCACAGGTGGTCCGTCCGAGGACATAATCAGGCACCACATCTCCAAACTCCCAGGGTACACTCCTCAC
This window encodes:
- the LOC134077943 gene encoding uncharacterized protein LOC134077943 isoform X3 yields the protein MLHFCFTTTVHQVMWSLLLSVQLLESHMICEGSTKQLDCGADVIQIYAANYGRTNNCSCSDGVPAHLKNTDCLKSTTLDTVKQKCEGEQTCSLTASNGDFGGDPCGGTFKYLNISYCCLPPDSPLCCPTYQPVSNYTQNGLVFVPERMSWVEALHHCAERGSRLVHILDSCTQVRVEELLAMVAPCWGCVEKAWVGLERCMINPHAPWEWSGGAVVGHYQRWSPSFPHKPCCFHCGQLLQEGAAPGQEHRTYRWQDACCREKLPFICAPANGTQPCQVNSPVTSTDDTAS
- the LOC134077943 gene encoding uncharacterized protein LOC134077943 isoform X1 encodes the protein MLHFCFTTTVHQVMWSLLLSVQLLASCSSIALCPGAEGTKSHMICEGSTKQLDCVTMPHQTKPIWELLSADVIQIYAANYGRTNNCSCSDGVPAHLKNTDCLKSTTLDTVKQKCEGEQTCSLTASNGDFGGDPCGGTFKYLNISYCCLPPDSPLCCPTYQPVSNYTQNGLVFVPERMSWVEALHHCAERGSRLVHILDSCTQVRVEELLAMVAPCWGCVEKAWVGLERCMINPHAPWEWSGGAVVGHYQRWSPSFPHKPCCFHCGQLLQEGAAPGQEHRTYRWQDACCREKLPFICAPANGTQPCQVNSPVTSTDDTAS
- the LOC134077943 gene encoding latrophilin-like protein 1 isoform X2 gives rise to the protein MLHFCFTTTVHQVMWSLLLSVQLLASCSSIALCPGAEGTKSHMICEGSTKQLDCGADVIQIYAANYGRTNNCSCSDGVPAHLKNTDCLKSTTLDTVKQKCEGEQTCSLTASNGDFGGDPCGGTFKYLNISYCCLPPDSPLCCPTYQPVSNYTQNGLVFVPERMSWVEALHHCAERGSRLVHILDSCTQVRVEELLAMVAPCWGCVEKAWVGLERCMINPHAPWEWSGGAVVGHYQRWSPSFPHKPCCFHCGQLLQEGAAPGQEHRTYRWQDACCREKLPFICAPANGTQPCQVNSPVTSTDDTAS
- the ercc1 gene encoding DNA excision repair protein ERCC-1, with product MEKKKFNINLDDSAFTRERSPVRPLFKASSVGAQKDPEGSSAAPQHGGQPLSYAQFIMQVKGHPAAPAQGGGATVGGPREEAQGSGPQGESEVPVRPPPTSEGGAGKTQQQAEPSAADAADAAATVATGEEEGQRSEEGQRSEEGPSVAPYLLGSGSSIIVSPRQRGNPILKFVRSVPWEFGDVVPDYVLGRTTCALFLSVRYHNLNPNYVHERLKLLGNSFSLRVLLVQVDVKDPHHALRELARICIMADCTLILAWSPEEAGRYLETYKSYEKKPADVLKEQVEKDYLSKVTDCLTTVKSVNKTDAVTLLSTFSSVEGIIQASKEELVLCPGLGPQKARRLYDVLHQPFLKSSKKDS